One region of Qipengyuania sp. SS22 genomic DNA includes:
- a CDS encoding tyrosine recombinase XerC: MSRAELLEAWHDHLALGLRRSPHTVRAYGKAAERLLTGLDMAAWDDVAEVTTATLRSHLASRRTDGLSNASTARELSALKGFIAFARTQAGHAISDPPRLRGPRIKKGLPRPVTPDDAMGLADTVESLASDDWIGARDRAVLLLLYGAGMRIAEALSLTASALPLGERLTVTGKGGKQRVVPLLPIVREAVADYAKRCPWPLPAPEPLFRGAKGGPLAQGVVQRTTARARKAMGLPDSATPHALRHSFATHLLGAGADLRSLQELLGHASLGSTQIYTKVDAASLLETYRNAHPRERD; encoded by the coding sequence ATGAGCCGGGCGGAACTGCTCGAAGCGTGGCATGATCATCTGGCGCTCGGGCTCCGGCGTTCGCCCCATACGGTCCGCGCCTATGGCAAGGCGGCCGAGCGGCTGCTTACCGGACTGGACATGGCGGCGTGGGACGATGTTGCCGAGGTAACGACCGCCACGCTGCGCAGCCATCTGGCGTCACGCCGCACCGACGGCCTGTCGAACGCCTCGACCGCGCGCGAACTCTCCGCGCTCAAGGGGTTCATCGCCTTTGCGCGGACGCAGGCGGGGCACGCCATATCCGATCCCCCGCGCCTGCGCGGGCCGCGGATCAAGAAAGGTCTCCCGCGCCCGGTCACTCCCGATGATGCCATGGGACTGGCGGATACGGTGGAATCGCTTGCGAGCGACGACTGGATCGGCGCCCGCGACCGCGCGGTGCTGCTGCTGCTCTATGGCGCGGGTATGCGGATTGCCGAGGCGCTGTCGCTGACCGCATCCGCGCTGCCGCTAGGCGAACGGCTGACCGTGACCGGCAAGGGCGGCAAGCAGCGGGTCGTTCCCCTCCTCCCCATCGTCCGCGAAGCGGTGGCGGATTATGCCAAGCGCTGTCCCTGGCCCCTGCCCGCGCCCGAGCCGCTGTTTCGCGGCGCCAAGGGTGGACCGCTTGCGCAGGGCGTAGTCCAGCGCACCACCGCGCGGGCACGCAAGGCAATGGGCCTACCCGACAGCGCGACACCGCATGCGCTGCGGCACAGCTTCGCCACGCATTTGCTGGGCGCGGGTGCCGATCTGCGCAGCCTGCAGGAATTGCTTGGCCATGCCAGCCTCGGCTCGACGCAGATCTATACCAAGGTCGATGCGGCCAGCTTGCTCGAAACCTATCGCAACGCGCATCCGCGCGAGCGGGACTAA
- the hemW gene encoding radical SAM family heme chaperone HemW: protein MARALYIHWPYCIAKCPYCDFNSHVRKTADMAEWKSALLADMRHEFAEAGPQEPLASVFFGGGTPSLMPPSLVADLLLEAERLWGFDPAIEITLEANPSSVEAAKFADLAMVGVNRVSLGVQSLRDEALRFLGRMHGVEEALKALELAQSHFQRVSLDLIYARPGQSAADWQTELGEALALGTDHMSLYQLTIEPATRFATDVRRGMFEPLDDDNAADLFALTRDMTVAAGLPAYEISNHARPGEESRHNLTYWRYQDYIGIGPGAHGRRGDVATTRHRKPENYIAAVAEAGHGIAEARPLGRSEQVSEALLMGLRLAEGVDLAALARRFNVPTAALIDPAKLALYRDLGLVRTDGTWIGVTPQGMPLLDALLGELVQADLVAS from the coding sequence TTGGCCCGCGCACTCTACATCCATTGGCCCTATTGCATCGCCAAATGCCCCTATTGCGATTTCAACAGCCACGTCCGCAAAACCGCCGATATGGCGGAATGGAAATCGGCGCTGCTGGCGGATATGCGGCACGAATTTGCTGAAGCCGGGCCTCAGGAACCGCTTGCAAGTGTCTTTTTTGGCGGGGGAACTCCGTCTCTGATGCCGCCCTCGCTGGTGGCGGACCTGCTATTGGAGGCGGAGCGGCTGTGGGGTTTCGATCCGGCGATCGAGATCACGCTGGAAGCCAATCCGAGCAGCGTCGAAGCCGCGAAATTCGCCGATCTGGCGATGGTCGGGGTCAACCGCGTGTCGCTCGGCGTGCAAAGTCTGCGCGATGAAGCGTTGCGTTTTCTCGGTCGGATGCACGGGGTCGAGGAGGCCCTGAAGGCGCTCGAGCTGGCACAGAGCCACTTTCAGCGCGTGTCGCTCGACCTGATCTATGCCCGGCCCGGCCAGAGCGCGGCGGATTGGCAGACCGAGCTGGGCGAGGCACTGGCGCTCGGCACCGATCACATGTCGCTTTACCAGCTGACCATCGAACCCGCGACGCGTTTCGCCACCGATGTCCGCCGCGGGATGTTCGAGCCGCTCGACGATGACAATGCCGCCGACCTTTTCGCGCTGACCCGCGACATGACCGTGGCCGCTGGCCTACCCGCCTACGAGATCAGCAACCATGCTCGCCCCGGCGAGGAAAGTCGGCACAATCTCACCTACTGGCGCTACCAGGACTATATCGGGATCGGCCCGGGCGCACATGGACGACGCGGCGATGTGGCCACGACCCGGCACCGCAAGCCCGAGAACTATATTGCCGCGGTGGCCGAGGCGGGTCACGGGATCGCCGAAGCACGCCCGCTCGGCCGGAGCGAACAGGTGAGCGAGGCGCTGCTGATGGGTCTGCGTCTGGCCGAGGGGGTCGATCTGGCCGCCCTTGCCCGCCGCTTCAATGTCCCGACTGCCGCTTTAATCGACCCTGCCAAGCTTGCGCTTTACCGCGACCTCGGTCTGGTCCGTACCGATGGGACATGGATCGGCGTCACACCGCAGGGGATGCCGCTGCTCGACGCGCTGCTGGGCGAGCTGGTCCAGGCCGACCTCGTCGCCTCATGA
- a CDS encoding CAP domain-containing protein — protein sequence MNGPKNWIAPLIGAVAILSATGTAVAASGSSPWRSSAKTVPASRSIHGRGTSDVHLAARILRTHNDERLRLRLKPLKWNTHLEREAQDWARHLSRTGMLQHASQKGRNQTGENLWMGTAGHWPVETMVGMFIEEKKHYRHAHFPDISKTGNWADVGHYSQVVWRDTQEVGCAVATAAGNDVLVCRYWPAGNVWGQKAY from the coding sequence ATGAATGGGCCGAAGAACTGGATCGCGCCGTTGATAGGCGCGGTAGCTATACTCTCTGCCACGGGGACTGCCGTGGCCGCAAGCGGATCGTCGCCGTGGCGTTCCTCGGCCAAGACCGTACCCGCATCGCGTTCGATCCACGGTCGCGGCACTTCCGACGTTCATCTGGCCGCGCGCATCTTGCGCACGCATAATGACGAGCGCCTGCGTCTGCGTCTCAAGCCGCTCAAGTGGAACACCCATCTCGAACGCGAGGCGCAGGACTGGGCGCGTCACCTTTCGCGCACGGGCATGCTCCAGCACGCCAGCCAGAAGGGCCGCAACCAGACGGGCGAGAACCTCTGGATGGGCACCGCTGGACATTGGCCGGTCGAAACGATGGTCGGCATGTTCATCGAAGAGAAGAAGCATTACCGCCACGCACACTTCCCCGACATCTCGAAAACGGGGAACTGGGCCGACGTCGGGCATTACTCGCAGGTGGTCTGGCGCGACACGCAGGAAGTGGGCTGCGCGGTTGCCACCGCAGCAGGCAATGACGTGCTGGTCTGCCGCTATTGGCCCGCCGGGAATGTCTGGGGCCAGAAAGCCTACTGA
- the rdgB gene encoding RdgB/HAM1 family non-canonical purine NTP pyrophosphatase, which yields MTRRLGSGSLVIATHNAGKLKEISALLEPHGMKCISAGSLGLPEPAETGTTFVQNALIKARAAAEASGIVALADDSGLSVDALDGRPGVYTADWAERQWFEGDPGRDWYMAMGKVEGLLQERGKDVDRSCAFHCVLALAWPDGEHAVYEGIAAGALTWPPRGKLGFGYDPVFVPQGSEQTFAEIDPAEKHAISHRADAFSKLVAEQFG from the coding sequence ATGACCCGTCGGCTCGGTTCGGGCTCGCTCGTGATTGCCACGCATAATGCGGGCAAGCTCAAAGAGATTTCCGCCCTGCTCGAGCCGCATGGAATGAAATGCATCTCGGCCGGTTCGCTGGGGCTCCCCGAACCGGCCGAAACGGGGACCACCTTTGTCCAGAATGCGCTGATCAAGGCGCGGGCTGCGGCGGAGGCGTCGGGCATCGTCGCGCTGGCTGACGATAGCGGTCTGTCGGTCGATGCACTCGACGGGCGGCCGGGCGTGTACACCGCCGACTGGGCCGAACGACAGTGGTTCGAAGGCGATCCGGGCCGCGACTGGTACATGGCGATGGGCAAGGTCGAAGGGCTGTTGCAGGAACGGGGCAAGGATGTGGACCGGTCCTGTGCGTTCCACTGTGTGCTGGCGCTGGCATGGCCCGATGGCGAACACGCGGTCTATGAAGGCATCGCGGCGGGTGCCCTCACCTGGCCCCCACGCGGTAAACTGGGTTTCGGTTATGACCCGGTGTTCGTCCCGCAAGGCAGCGAACAGACCTTCGCCGAAATCGATCCGGCGGAAAAACACGCGATCAGCCACCGGGCCGATGCGTTTTCCAAGCTGGTCGCCGAACAGTTCGGCTAG
- the rph gene encoding ribonuclease PH translates to MRPSGRASDEMRAITIETGYTKHAEGSCLISFGETRVLCTASVEERIPPWLRGKGEGWVTGEYSMLPRATHTRGQREAAKGKQSGRTQEIQRLIGRSLRAVVDHKKLGERQITLDCDVIQADGGTRTAAISGAWVALRLAVDALLKSGDITQDPITAKVAAVSCGVYKGTPVLDLDYPEDSNADADANFVLIEGGKIAEAQATAEGAPYDEEAFLRLLRLAQMGCAQIFKAQDEATRK, encoded by the coding sequence ATGCGACCTTCCGGCCGGGCGTCCGATGAAATGCGCGCCATCACTATCGAAACAGGTTACACCAAGCACGCCGAAGGCAGCTGCCTGATCAGCTTCGGCGAAACCCGCGTGCTGTGCACCGCCAGCGTCGAAGAACGCATCCCGCCGTGGCTGCGCGGCAAGGGCGAAGGCTGGGTCACCGGCGAATATTCGATGCTCCCGCGCGCCACGCACACCCGTGGCCAGCGCGAGGCCGCCAAGGGCAAGCAGAGCGGGCGAACGCAGGAAATCCAGCGACTTATCGGGCGAAGCTTGCGTGCGGTGGTCGATCACAAGAAGCTGGGCGAGCGGCAGATCACGCTCGACTGCGATGTGATCCAGGCCGATGGCGGCACGCGCACGGCCGCGATTTCGGGGGCTTGGGTGGCGCTTCGTCTCGCAGTCGACGCGCTGCTCAAGTCGGGCGACATCACGCAGGACCCGATCACTGCGAAAGTGGCGGCGGTTTCCTGCGGGGTCTACAAGGGCACGCCCGTGCTCGACCTCGACTATCCCGAGGACAGCAATGCCGATGCCGATGCCAATTTCGTCCTGATCGAAGGCGGCAAGATCGCCGAGGCGCAGGCCACTGCCGAAGGCGCACCGTATGACGAGGAAGCGTTCCTTCGCCTGCTGCGGCTCGCCCAGATGGGCTGCGCGCAGATCTTCAAGGCGCAGGACGAGGCCACCCGCAAATGA
- the hrcA gene encoding heat-inducible transcriptional repressor HrcA translates to MNSPPLNDLSDRAREIFRLVVEGYLDSGSPVGSKALAGGGQVNLSPASIRNVLADLEARGLLAAPHTSAGRMPTDTGLRLFVDAMMQVAEPTREERDAIEQRLGEPGPIERALEETSALLSDLSGAAGMVMVPTREPRLAQVSLTALDTHRVLAVLVGEDGQIENRIITLPAEALGTSLEQASNYLTARSSGRTLAEAAGTVEAEIASGKSALDEASSDLVRRGLATWSEDAAKRPVMIVRGQANLLDEAALGDIERVRSLLDDLESKQSVASLLERARRAEAMRIFIGAENRLFSLSGSSVIASPYRDREGRVVGVLGVIGPTRLNYARVVPMVDFTARSLGKRIG, encoded by the coding sequence ATGAATTCCCCGCCGCTCAACGATCTGTCCGACCGCGCCCGCGAGATCTTCCGCCTCGTGGTGGAAGGCTATCTCGACAGTGGCTCGCCGGTGGGATCGAAGGCGCTGGCGGGCGGCGGGCAGGTCAATCTTTCCCCCGCTTCGATCCGCAACGTGCTGGCCGATCTTGAGGCACGCGGGCTGCTGGCGGCGCCGCATACCAGCGCGGGTCGGATGCCGACCGATACCGGCTTGCGGCTGTTCGTCGATGCGATGATGCAGGTGGCCGAACCGACGCGCGAGGAACGCGACGCGATCGAGCAGAGGCTGGGCGAACCCGGACCGATCGAACGCGCGCTCGAGGAAACCAGCGCGCTGCTGTCCGACCTTTCGGGAGCGGCGGGCATGGTCATGGTCCCGACGCGCGAACCCCGCCTCGCGCAAGTGTCGCTGACCGCACTCGATACGCACCGCGTGCTGGCAGTGCTGGTCGGGGAAGATGGCCAGATAGAAAACCGCATCATCACGCTCCCCGCAGAAGCGCTCGGTACCTCGCTCGAACAAGCCAGCAATTACCTCACCGCACGCAGTTCCGGTCGCACCCTGGCCGAAGCGGCCGGCACGGTCGAAGCGGAGATCGCCAGCGGGAAGTCCGCGCTCGATGAGGCCAGCAGCGATCTGGTGCGGCGCGGGCTCGCGACATGGAGCGAGGATGCGGCCAAGCGCCCGGTCATGATCGTCCGCGGGCAGGCCAACCTGCTTGACGAAGCCGCACTGGGCGATATCGAACGCGTGCGGTCGCTGCTCGACGATCTCGAAAGCAAGCAGTCGGTCGCCAGCCTGCTCGAGCGTGCCCGCCGCGCCGAAGCCATGCGGATATTCATTGGCGCGGAGAACCGGCTGTTCTCGCTCTCGGGTTCGTCGGTCATCGCCTCGCCCTATCGCGATCGCGAGGGCAGGGTGGTCGGCGTACTGGGGGTGATCGGCCCGACTCGGTTGAATTACGCGCGGGTCGTCCCCATGGTTGATTTCACCGCCCGATCCTTGGGCAAACGCATAGGCTGA
- the grpE gene encoding nucleotide exchange factor GrpE, which yields MTDENKNEPQAQAVDEEVAREMEGVPEHLRGDGDDDSDESSLDDALGKLKGDLETAMQDVLYARAETQNVRRRLEKDVQDARNYAATNFARDILSVADNLARALDHVPDELREHEKAKNFISGIEATQRELEKVFAGNGITRIAAKGMPLDPNQHQAMMEVPSDEVEPGTIVQEMQAGYMIKDRLLRPAMVGVAKKPD from the coding sequence GTGACCGACGAAAACAAGAACGAACCGCAGGCGCAAGCGGTCGACGAAGAAGTAGCGCGCGAGATGGAAGGCGTCCCCGAGCACCTGCGCGGCGATGGCGACGACGATAGCGACGAAAGCTCGCTCGACGACGCGCTTGGCAAGCTCAAGGGCGATCTCGAAACCGCAATGCAGGACGTGCTCTACGCGCGCGCAGAGACGCAGAACGTGCGTCGCCGCCTGGAAAAGGACGTGCAGGACGCGCGCAATTACGCCGCGACCAATTTCGCGCGCGATATCCTCAGCGTCGCGGACAATCTGGCGCGCGCACTCGACCATGTGCCCGACGAATTGCGTGAGCACGAAAAGGCCAAGAACTTCATTTCGGGCATCGAAGCCACCCAGCGCGAGCTGGAGAAGGTGTTCGCCGGCAATGGCATCACGCGCATTGCCGCCAAGGGCATGCCGCTCGATCCCAACCAGCACCAGGCGATGATGGAAGTCCCCAGCGACGAAGTCGAACCGGGCACCATCGTGCAGGAAATGCAGGCCGGCTACATGATCAAGGACCGCCTGTTGCGCCCGGCCATGGTCGGCGTGGCGAAAAAGCCGGACTGA
- a CDS encoding DUF885 domain-containing protein, which translates to MRTAIHGAAVLVATALSVPLAAQDSADDRLAAVADSYYDYQLEQYGLTESANGSTERGASLWSVTPEAQRARAARYAAYLAELEAIDRSALGAKGRTNALVLRTLLEAEIGDARFAEWEMPFDSDSNFWSYLTPRGGFTTAEEYHNYIGRMRDIPRYFAEQTANARAGLARGFSVPRVTLEGRDVSIASYVVDDPEQSPFWTPFADMPRSIPADEQERLREAGRRAIAEQVTPAYAQWLAFFREEYLPNTRTTLGASEFPDGAAYYAQQIRQYTTLDLTAEQIHRIGLDEVARITAEMEQVKDEAAFDGTLAEFVTFLRTDPQFVARSGDELMGVSSYVAKRVDGKLADYFGFLPRHRFTIRPVDPAIAPFYTAGRGGLDACQMNTYDLPSRPLYNIPALTLHECAPGHSFQGAVALEQEEAPRFRRQTYFSGFGEGWGLYVEYLGEEMGIYRTPYEKFGRLSYEMWRAARLVIDTGIHQYGWSREQAVAYLSSHTALSDREVGTEIDRYISWPGQALAYKLGEMTIRRVRAKAEKELDEDFDIRKFHDVVLALGSVPLPALEARIDAFIADGGQGLPGVTYD; encoded by the coding sequence ATGAGGACTGCCATTCACGGAGCGGCGGTTCTCGTCGCAACCGCCCTTTCGGTTCCGCTGGCGGCGCAGGATAGCGCCGACGATCGCCTCGCGGCGGTCGCGGATAGCTATTACGATTATCAGCTCGAGCAATACGGGCTGACCGAAAGCGCCAATGGCAGCACCGAGCGCGGTGCCAGCCTGTGGTCGGTCACGCCTGAAGCGCAGCGCGCCCGCGCGGCACGATATGCGGCGTACCTTGCAGAACTGGAGGCGATCGATCGGTCCGCGCTAGGGGCCAAGGGGCGGACCAACGCGCTAGTGCTGCGCACTTTGCTCGAGGCCGAAATCGGCGATGCGCGCTTTGCCGAATGGGAAATGCCCTTCGACAGCGACAGCAATTTCTGGTCCTACCTGACCCCGCGCGGCGGCTTCACCACGGCCGAAGAATATCACAACTACATTGGCCGGATGCGCGATATCCCGCGTTATTTCGCCGAGCAGACCGCCAATGCGCGGGCCGGTCTGGCGCGCGGGTTCTCGGTTCCGCGGGTGACGCTGGAAGGACGCGATGTGTCGATCGCATCCTATGTCGTCGACGATCCCGAGCAGAGCCCCTTCTGGACGCCTTTCGCCGACATGCCGCGCAGCATTCCCGCGGACGAGCAGGAGCGGCTGCGCGAAGCCGGGCGCAGGGCGATCGCGGAGCAGGTAACGCCCGCCTATGCCCAATGGCTCGCCTTCTTCCGCGAGGAATATCTGCCCAACACGCGCACGACCCTTGGCGCGAGCGAGTTCCCCGATGGCGCTGCCTATTATGCGCAGCAGATCCGCCAATATACGACGCTGGACCTTACCGCCGAGCAGATCCACCGGATCGGCCTCGACGAAGTCGCGCGGATCACTGCCGAAATGGAGCAGGTGAAAGACGAGGCAGCCTTCGACGGCACGCTCGCCGAATTCGTCACCTTCCTGCGCACCGATCCGCAATTCGTGGCGCGCAGCGGCGATGAGCTGATGGGAGTCAGCTCCTATGTCGCCAAGCGCGTCGATGGAAAACTTGCCGATTATTTCGGCTTCCTGCCGCGCCACCGCTTCACCATCCGCCCGGTCGATCCGGCGATCGCGCCGTTCTACACTGCAGGGCGCGGCGGGCTCGATGCGTGCCAGATGAACACTTACGATCTGCCGTCGCGGCCGCTCTACAACATCCCCGCGCTGACGCTGCACGAATGCGCGCCCGGACACAGTTTCCAGGGAGCGGTGGCGCTGGAGCAGGAGGAAGCTCCGCGGTTCCGCCGCCAGACCTACTTCTCCGGCTTCGGCGAGGGGTGGGGGCTCTATGTCGAATATCTCGGCGAAGAGATGGGCATCTACCGCACGCCCTATGAAAAGTTCGGGCGGCTGTCCTACGAGATGTGGCGCGCGGCGCGGTTGGTGATCGACACCGGCATCCACCAATATGGCTGGAGCCGCGAACAGGCGGTCGCTTACCTGTCGAGCCATACCGCCCTGTCGGACCGCGAGGTCGGTACCGAGATCGATCGCTATATAAGCTGGCCGGGCCAGGCGCTGGCCTACAAGCTCGGCGAGATGACCATCCGCCGCGTCCGCGCAAAGGCCGAAAAGGAACTCGATGAAGACTTCGACATCCGCAAGTTCCACGATGTCGTTCTTGCGCTCGGTTCGGTGCCGCTGCCGGCGCTCGAGGCGCGGATCGACGCCTTTATTGCTGATGGCGGGCAGGGTCTTCCGGGAGTGACCTACGACTGA
- a CDS encoding YMGG-like glycine zipper-containing protein — protein MNTKLLLAPALLASSLGLGACAQNYAVEGAAAGAAAGAGLSALLGEDLETYALAGAAIGGVIGYVSDKDDDCDGYYGDGRYVDDDCRDDDRYARYWR, from the coding sequence ATGAACACCAAGCTGTTACTCGCACCCGCGCTACTCGCCTCGAGCCTCGGTCTGGGCGCCTGCGCGCAGAATTACGCGGTCGAGGGCGCAGCTGCCGGCGCCGCTGCCGGTGCCGGGCTGAGCGCATTGCTGGGCGAAGACCTCGAAACCTATGCGCTAGCCGGTGCCGCGATCGGCGGTGTGATCGGTTATGTCAGCGACAAGGACGACGATTGCGACGGCTATTACGGCGATGGCCGCTATGTCGACGACGACTGCCGCGATGACGATCGCTATGCCCGCTACTGGCGCTGA
- a CDS encoding vgr related protein gives MGVAAHDEAVAPSCPAGGERPLTAGEIALARSVFGHAIDYAKVTIRRRKWFPFQPRRITMAPRGHLHFHPRGDAYCEDFSTTHVLRQGLLIHELVHVWQVQTKGDWYLLTRRMPWARYDYALKPGWQLERYGIEQQAEIVKHAFWLRNGVRVAGVADASAYELLVRFPGAGR, from the coding sequence CTGGGGGTCGCAGCCCATGACGAAGCGGTCGCGCCATCCTGCCCCGCGGGAGGGGAACGTCCGCTGACGGCGGGCGAGATCGCCCTCGCTCGCTCGGTTTTCGGGCACGCGATCGATTATGCCAAGGTGACGATCCGGCGGCGGAAGTGGTTTCCCTTCCAGCCCCGCCGGATCACCATGGCCCCGCGCGGACATCTGCATTTCCACCCTCGCGGCGACGCCTATTGCGAAGATTTCTCCACCACGCATGTGCTGCGCCAGGGGTTGCTGATCCACGAATTGGTGCATGTCTGGCAAGTCCAAACAAAGGGCGACTGGTACCTGCTCACCCGGCGGATGCCATGGGCGCGCTATGATTATGCGCTCAAGCCGGGCTGGCAGCTCGAACGCTATGGTATCGAGCAGCAGGCCGAGATCGTGAAGCACGCCTTTTGGCTGCGTAATGGCGTGAGGGTCGCGGGCGTTGCGGATGCGTCGGCCTACGAATTGCTCGTGCGATTTCCGGGCGCCGGGCGCTAG
- a CDS encoding copper chaperone PCu(A)C, which yields MKFTHFAPAALALATVTLASCSGGADEAAAPAVDEIALELSDARLMLPAVSGNPGAIYFTVANTGERNYAIRRADVEGAGRAELHASMQMDGEMMMDSVGQVLVNAGDEETFEPGGYHVMVFDLDPAIAAGDTTEMTLTVVGGKQKSFPVEIRGAGDER from the coding sequence ATGAAATTCACGCATTTCGCGCCAGCAGCACTGGCATTGGCTACGGTTACACTGGCAAGCTGTTCGGGCGGCGCCGACGAAGCGGCGGCACCCGCGGTCGACGAGATCGCACTGGAACTGAGCGACGCGCGGCTGATGCTGCCGGCGGTGTCGGGCAATCCGGGCGCGATCTATTTCACCGTCGCCAATACGGGCGAGCGCAATTATGCGATCCGCCGCGCCGATGTCGAAGGCGCCGGCCGTGCAGAACTGCACGCGTCGATGCAGATGGATGGCGAGATGATGATGGACAGCGTCGGCCAGGTGCTGGTGAATGCGGGCGATGAAGAGACCTTCGAGCCCGGCGGCTACCACGTCATGGTGTTCGATCTCGATCCGGCAATCGCGGCGGGCGACACAACCGAGATGACGCTGACCGTGGTTGGCGGCAAGCAGAAGAGCTTCCCGGTGGAAATCCGCGGCGCGGGTGACGAACGCTGA
- the dnaK gene encoding molecular chaperone DnaK: MSKVIGIDLGTTNSCVALMDGGKPKVIENSEGARTTPSIVAFTKDSERLIGQPAKRQAVTNPDNTLFAIKRLIGRRFDDPLTKKDMGLVPYDIVKGKNGDAWVEAGGEDYSPSQVSAFILQKMKETAESYLGETVTQAVITVPAYFNDAQRQATKDAGQIAGLEVLRIINEPTAAALAYGMDKEDGKTIAVYDLGGGTFDVSVLEIGDGVFEVKSTNGDTFLGGEDFDSTIVEYLADEFKKKENMDLRTDKLALQRLKEAAEKAKIELSSSASTEVNLPFITARMEGGSSTPLHLVETLSRSKLEQLVGDLIKRTLEPCKKALSDAGVSKDEIDEVILVGGMTRMPKVREVVEEFFGSKPHTGVNPDEVVAMGAAIQAGVLQGDVKDVLLLDVTPLSLGIETLGGIMTKMIDRNTTIPTKKTQTYSTAEDNQNAVTIRVFQGEREMAADNKMLGQFDLVGIPAAPRGVPQIEVTFDIDANGIVNVSAKDKGTGKEQQIRIQASGGLSDDDIDQMVQDAEKFADEDKKRREGAEARNQADSLVHATEKQLEEHGDKIDASLKSEVEEKVGALKTALEGDDAADINAKAQDLSQSAMKMGQSIYEQEQANAADAPAGDAEAADSAAEDDVVDAEFSEVDEDAKN; this comes from the coding sequence ATGAGCAAAGTTATCGGTATCGACCTCGGCACCACCAACAGCTGTGTCGCCTTGATGGACGGCGGCAAGCCCAAGGTCATTGAGAATTCGGAAGGCGCGCGGACCACACCCTCGATCGTCGCCTTCACCAAGGACAGCGAACGTCTGATCGGTCAGCCGGCCAAGCGCCAGGCAGTCACCAATCCGGACAACACGCTGTTCGCGATCAAACGCCTGATCGGTCGCCGGTTCGACGACCCGCTGACCAAGAAGGACATGGGCCTGGTTCCCTACGACATCGTCAAGGGCAAGAATGGCGATGCGTGGGTCGAAGCCGGCGGCGAAGACTATTCGCCCAGCCAGGTGTCGGCCTTCATCCTGCAGAAGATGAAGGAAACCGCCGAAAGCTATCTTGGCGAAACCGTCACCCAGGCGGTCATTACCGTTCCCGCATATTTCAACGACGCGCAGCGCCAGGCGACCAAGGACGCCGGCCAGATCGCGGGTCTCGAAGTGCTGCGTATCATCAACGAACCGACCGCCGCGGCGCTGGCCTATGGCATGGACAAGGAAGACGGCAAGACCATCGCCGTTTACGACCTTGGCGGCGGTACCTTCGACGTTTCGGTCCTCGAAATCGGTGACGGCGTGTTCGAAGTGAAGTCGACCAATGGCGACACCTTCCTGGGCGGCGAAGATTTCGACAGCACGATCGTCGAATATCTCGCGGACGAGTTCAAGAAGAAGGAGAACATGGATCTCCGGACCGACAAGCTCGCGCTGCAGCGCCTCAAGGAAGCCGCCGAAAAGGCCAAGATCGAACTGTCGAGCTCGGCCTCGACCGAAGTCAACCTGCCCTTCATCACCGCGCGTATGGAAGGCGGCAGCTCGACCCCGCTGCACCTGGTCGAAACGCTCAGCCGCTCGAAGCTCGAACAGCTTGTCGGCGATCTGATCAAGCGCACGCTCGAACCGTGCAAGAAGGCGCTGAGCGATGCCGGTGTCTCGAAGGACGAGATCGACGAAGTGATCCTCGTCGGCGGCATGACCCGCATGCCCAAGGTGCGCGAAGTCGTCGAAGAATTCTTCGGTTCGAAGCCGCACACCGGCGTGAACCCCGATGAAGTCGTTGCCATGGGTGCCGCAATCCAGGCCGGCGTGCTGCAGGGCGACGTCAAGGACGTGCTGCTGCTTGACGTGACCCCGCTGTCGCTGGGGATCGAAACGCTGGGCGGCATCATGACCAAGATGATCGATCGCAACACGACGATCCCGACCAAGAAGACGCAGACCTATTCGACCGCCGAGGACAATCAGAACGCGGTGACGATCCGGGTTTTCCAGGGCGAACGCGAAATGGCCGCGGACAACAAGATGCTCGGCCAGTTCGACCTGGTCGGTATCCCGGCTGCCCCGCGCGGCGTGCCGCAGATCGAGGTCACCTTTGACATCGACGCCAACGGCATCGTCAACGTCAGTGCCAAGGACAAGGGCACCGGCAAGGAACAGCAGATCCGCATCCAGGCATCGGGCGGCCTGTCCGATGACGACATCGACCAGATGGTCCAGGATGCCGAGAAGTTCGCCGACGAGGACAAGAAGCGCCGCGAAGGCGCCGAGGCCCGCAACCAGGCCGACAGCCTCGTCCACGCCACCGAGAAGCAGCTCGAAGAGCATGGCGACAAGATCGACGCTTCGCTGAAGAGCGAAGTCGAAGAGAAGGTCGGCGCGCTCAAGACCGCGCTCGAAGGCGATGACGCTGCCGACATCAACGCCAAGGCCCAGGATCTGTCGCAAAGCGCGATGAAGATGGGCCAGTCGATCTACGAGCAGGAGCAGGCGAATGCCGCCGACGCGCCTGCCGGAGATGCCGAGGCAGCGGATAGCGCGGCCGAGGACGACGTGGTCGACGCCGAATTCTCCGAAGTCGACGAAGACGCGAAGAACTGA